One Bacillus sp. 1780r2a1 DNA segment encodes these proteins:
- a CDS encoding ABC transporter ATP-binding protein, with protein sequence MNSVIELNNVTKSFNGFQLKDVSLSVNKGFVTGLIGGNGVGKSTIIKMIMNLLQPDRGSISVFGLNYIKHEKEIKQRIGFVCDENMYYENITLRELHRIIKPMYRNWDDTLFTQYAERFELPLRKKIKTFSKGMLMKASLTMALSHHADLIVMDEPTSGLDPIFRRELLEILQELMLNHEKTIFFSTHITTDLDKIADYITFIHNGQHMFTKEHHQIFEEYALVKGAVDLLDRDTKKEFLAIQTSNHGFEALTNKKDRVHDIFGAEVLIEKPTLEDIMFYTKKGEREHATAYS encoded by the coding sequence ATGAATAGCGTGATTGAATTGAATAATGTAACCAAGTCCTTTAACGGATTTCAGCTAAAGGATGTATCTCTGTCAGTAAACAAAGGTTTTGTGACAGGATTAATTGGTGGAAACGGAGTAGGAAAGTCGACGATTATTAAAATGATTATGAATCTATTACAGCCTGATAGAGGGAGCATTTCTGTATTTGGCTTGAACTACATCAAGCATGAGAAAGAGATCAAACAACGGATTGGATTTGTATGCGATGAAAATATGTACTACGAAAACATTACGTTACGTGAACTTCATCGTATTATTAAGCCCATGTACAGAAACTGGGATGATACGTTGTTTACACAGTACGCGGAACGCTTTGAATTGCCTTTACGTAAAAAAATCAAAACATTTTCAAAAGGGATGCTGATGAAGGCTTCTTTAACGATGGCATTGTCTCATCATGCAGATTTAATTGTGATGGATGAGCCAACATCTGGCTTAGATCCCATTTTTCGAAGAGAGCTGTTAGAGATTCTACAAGAGCTCATGCTCAATCATGAGAAAACAATCTTCTTCTCCACGCATATCACCACAGATTTAGATAAAATCGCAGACTATATTACCTTTATCCATAACGGACAGCATATGTTTACAAAAGAGCACCATCAAATCTTTGAAGAATACGCCCTCGTAAAAGGGGCAGTTGATTTATTAGATCGTGACACGAAAAAAGAATTTCTAGCCATTCAAACGTCTAATCATGGGTTTGAAGCGCTCACTAACAAAAAGGACCGCGTACACGATATCTTCGGTGCAGAAGTGCTCATTGAAAAGCCGACGCTTGAGGACATTATGTTCTATACAAAAAAGGGGGAGCGTGAACATGCTACAGCTTATTCGTAA
- a CDS encoding immune inhibitor A, with the protein MGGGLPLFNATSASAKTADQLESPPLDMNIVPEERLGKALQQQGIISKKASNQEVKKAVQAYIENKDSHKESMKGQKPNKIDLKAKQARAKNVEKVKEAKNVNMNAVTKGKGDGVKVQPAKDAKYNGKVRTDKVLVLLVEFADFKHNNVVQEPGYMYADDFNRNHYEKLMFGDKEFKLFNGNKVQTFKQYYEEQSGGSYTMDGTVSEWLTVKGNAAEYGADNPKGGHDNLGPKGPRDLVKEALQEAVKSGINLKEFDQFDQYDLDGDGNLNEPDGLVDHLMIIHAGTGQEAGGGKLGNDAIWSHRWTLGQPYKVPGTDISAYDYTIQPEDGAVGVFAHEYGHDLGLPDEYDTQYSGQGEPVGVWSIMSGGSWAGEIAGTEPTSFSPQNKEFFQKVMGGNWANIKEMDLKDINKTGAVSIIDQSVTKSKNPGIVKINLPQKAVQGMKTDFGKKFYYSQKGDDLRTAMTTKELDLTNATKASFDFKANYEVEAEYDYLYVNAILPDGSKVLLDTIGDKANNADHSAETTNGKWVDVSYDLSQFKGKKIKLQFEYVTDGGLALEGFGLDNASLVVDGKVIFTDDAEGQTTFTLDGFEQTDGLMYKDNYYYVEWRNYAGNDKALQFARGAKYNTGMLLWYADDSYLDNWVGQHPGEGFLGVVDSHPKKVLYFNGNGISTTANTTRYQIADAAFSFDSTLPWTYTHATNGTISSKEAKGVTSFNDRRSYIDDRIKDAGRILPKHGLKIDVIGEAKDNSAGAVWIHK; encoded by the coding sequence ATCGGTGGAGGACTTCCGCTGTTTAACGCCACAAGTGCATCAGCGAAAACAGCTGATCAGCTTGAAAGTCCACCGCTTGATATGAATATCGTTCCAGAAGAACGATTAGGAAAGGCGCTGCAGCAGCAAGGCATCATTTCGAAAAAAGCATCAAATCAAGAAGTGAAGAAGGCTGTCCAAGCATACATAGAGAATAAAGACAGTCACAAAGAGAGTATGAAAGGTCAAAAACCAAATAAAATTGATCTTAAAGCAAAGCAAGCACGTGCGAAAAATGTGGAAAAAGTAAAAGAAGCAAAGAACGTGAACATGAACGCTGTCACAAAAGGAAAAGGTGACGGAGTAAAAGTTCAACCTGCTAAAGATGCAAAATATAACGGTAAAGTTCGTACAGACAAAGTGCTTGTCCTGTTAGTTGAATTTGCGGACTTTAAGCATAATAACGTGGTTCAAGAGCCTGGTTATATGTACGCTGATGACTTTAACCGTAACCATTATGAAAAATTAATGTTTGGTGATAAAGAATTCAAGTTGTTTAACGGTAACAAAGTTCAAACATTCAAGCAATATTACGAAGAGCAATCTGGCGGAAGCTATACAATGGACGGAACGGTATCAGAGTGGTTAACAGTTAAAGGAAATGCTGCTGAATATGGTGCTGATAATCCAAAAGGTGGCCATGATAACCTTGGGCCAAAAGGGCCTCGTGACCTTGTAAAAGAAGCGCTTCAAGAAGCTGTTAAAAGCGGCATTAATCTAAAGGAATTTGATCAATTTGATCAATATGATTTAGATGGTGACGGCAACCTAAACGAGCCGGATGGTTTAGTTGATCACTTAATGATTATCCACGCTGGTACAGGGCAAGAAGCAGGTGGCGGTAAGTTAGGAAATGATGCAATTTGGTCACACCGTTGGACGCTAGGTCAGCCTTATAAAGTACCTGGTACTGACATTTCTGCTTATGATTACACAATTCAGCCGGAAGACGGAGCGGTTGGTGTTTTCGCTCATGAGTATGGTCATGACTTAGGTCTTCCAGATGAGTACGATACGCAATACTCTGGTCAAGGTGAGCCGGTTGGAGTATGGTCTATCATGAGTGGTGGAAGCTGGGCTGGAGAAATTGCTGGAACAGAGCCAACGAGTTTCTCTCCGCAAAACAAAGAGTTCTTCCAAAAGGTAATGGGAGGAAACTGGGCAAACATTAAAGAAATGGATTTAAAAGATATTAACAAGACTGGCGCTGTAAGCATCATTGATCAAAGCGTAACGAAATCTAAAAACCCAGGTATTGTGAAGATTAATCTTCCTCAAAAAGCCGTGCAAGGGATGAAAACTGATTTCGGTAAGAAGTTTTATTACAGTCAAAAAGGTGACGACCTGCGCACAGCAATGACAACAAAAGAGTTAGATTTAACAAATGCAACAAAAGCGTCATTTGATTTTAAAGCAAACTATGAAGTGGAAGCAGAATATGATTACTTATATGTAAATGCTATTTTGCCAGATGGATCTAAGGTTCTTTTAGATACAATTGGTGATAAAGCAAATAACGCTGATCATTCGGCTGAAACAACAAATGGTAAATGGGTAGATGTAAGCTATGATTTAAGTCAATTTAAAGGTAAGAAAATCAAGCTTCAGTTTGAATACGTAACGGATGGTGGACTAGCGCTAGAAGGTTTTGGCCTTGATAACGCATCACTTGTTGTAGATGGTAAAGTAATATTTACAGATGATGCAGAAGGACAAACAACGTTTACACTAGACGGATTCGAGCAAACAGATGGTTTAATGTACAAGGATAACTACTACTACGTTGAGTGGAGAAACTACGCTGGAAATGACAAAGCGCTGCAATTTGCGCGCGGAGCGAAGTACAATACTGGAATGCTATTGTGGTATGCTGATGATAGCTACTTAGATAACTGGGTTGGACAGCACCCTGGTGAAGGTTTCTTAGGGGTTGTGGATTCACATCCTAAAAAGGTTCTATACTTTAATGGAAACGGAATTAGCACAACGGCAAACACAACGCGTTATCAAATTGCAGACGCTGCGTTCTCATTTGATTCAACGCTTCCATGGACATATACACATGCAACAAATGGAACAATCTCTTCTAAAGAAGCAAAAGGCGTAACAAGCTTTAACGACCGTCGTTCTTATATCGATGATCGTATTAAAGATGCAGGCCGCATCCTTCCAAAACACGGTTTGAAAATCGATGTAATTGGCGAAGCGAAAGATAATTCAGCTGGCGCGGTTTGGATTCATAAATAA
- a CDS encoding ABC-2 transporter permease, translating into MLQLIRKDFLLQRNVFIILLPILFIYLLIDTSTTWVGIIFSIALIMNAFSEDEKSAVRLLLNSLPYTRKEIVSAKYLGAFLFAVITLLVIAISNRIIHGEGMQWGQLVFSISVVLIFVSIAFPVSYIFHSKYLGIAFIGLFVIYMIIANTFVHNLQEQVINVARTIMSFNVSDLYLFVLLPALLLYLLSWLTSIFIYKQKTC; encoded by the coding sequence ATGCTACAGCTTATTCGTAAAGACTTTTTATTACAAAGAAATGTATTTATTATTTTATTACCGATCTTATTTATCTATTTACTAATTGATACGTCGACTACTTGGGTAGGTATTATCTTTAGCATTGCACTCATCATGAATGCTTTTTCAGAGGATGAGAAATCCGCTGTGCGGCTTTTGCTAAACTCACTTCCGTACACACGTAAAGAGATTGTATCAGCTAAATACCTTGGTGCGTTCCTGTTTGCAGTTATTACGCTTTTGGTCATTGCTATTTCAAACCGGATTATTCATGGTGAAGGGATGCAGTGGGGGCAATTAGTGTTTAGTATCAGCGTCGTTTTGATCTTTGTTTCCATTGCCTTTCCAGTTTCGTATATCTTTCACAGCAAATATTTAGGAATAGCTTTTATTGGGCTGTTTGTTATCTATATGATTATTGCTAATACCTTTGTTCATAATCTACAGGAACAAGTAATTAACGTTGCACGCACAATCATGTCTTTTAATGTTTCAGACCTTTATCTGTTTGTTCTTTTACCTGCGTTACTTCTCTACCTCTTATCGTGGCTTACATCGATTTTTATCTATAAACAAAAAACATGTTAA
- a CDS encoding GntR family transcriptional regulator yields the protein MHIVISNQSKEPIYEQIYHQIQKQILADELKPGTSLPSMRQLAKDLGVSVITTKRAYEELEKGGFIFSIVGKGSFVSEQNHEMIRERKRRVIEEQLAAAIQNSKGIGIELQELQELLIILYEEER from the coding sequence ATGCATATTGTAATTTCAAATCAGTCAAAAGAGCCTATATATGAACAAATTTACCATCAGATTCAAAAGCAAATCTTAGCGGATGAATTAAAACCGGGAACCTCGTTACCATCGATGCGTCAGCTTGCTAAGGATTTAGGTGTTAGCGTCATTACAACCAAGCGTGCTTATGAAGAACTTGAAAAGGGTGGGTTTATCTTTTCAATTGTGGGAAAAGGCTCATTTGTTTCGGAACAAAATCATGAGATGATTCGGGAGCGAAAGCGAAGAGTTATCGAAGAACAATTAGCAGCTGCCATTCAAAACAGCAAGGGGATTGGAATTGAGCTGCAGGAACTTCAAGAGCTTTTAATTATTTTATATGAGGAGGAAAGGTAA